A single Anopheles arabiensis isolate DONGOLA chromosome 2, AaraD3, whole genome shotgun sequence DNA region contains:
- the LOC120895926 gene encoding beta-1,3-galactosyltransferase brn, whose amino-acid sequence MLPRICVKFKLKYVLAALVGLYLLQFFGAFTHFFEKDFESTFDYPLNGDILSDVYQLRHGQQPARPPINRYNYTYITDCEHKCKEDDRLIAPRLVFVVKSAIEHFDRRATIRKTWGYERRFSDVKIRTVFVLGRSRVHPNRRLQSLVDLESSTYRDIVQADFVDDYFNNTIKTMTGFRWAVSYCPRAKFYMFADDDFYVSAKNLLRYVRNPVNYPEYLEETDEALRKLARRLAHTADSNRTAAAEEERPAAQQNRTRTKRQLMTEMELPPNVKLFSGFVFRSAPHRHRSSKWYVSLEEYPWDMWPTYVTAGAFLLSHEALFEMYYVSMYTKHFRFDDIFLGIVAMKAGIEPLHSEEFYFHKAPYLGPQSYKYVLATHGYDEPTELTKVWNEIRASGYA is encoded by the exons ATGCTGCCCCGGATCTGTGTGAAATTTAAGCTCAAGTATGTGCTGGCCGCATTGGTCGGCCTGTACCTGCTGCAGTTCTTCGGTGCCTTCACACACTTCTTCGAGAAGGATTTCGAGTCGACGTTCGACTACCCGCTGAACGGGGACATCCTGTCGGACGTGTACCAGCTGCGGCATGGCCAGCAGCCCGCCCGGCCACCGATCAACCGGTACAACTACACCTACATCACCGACTGCGAGCACAAGTGCAAGGAGGACGATCGGTTGATCGCGCCCCGGCTAGTGTTCGTCGTCAAATCGGCCATCGAGCACTTCGACCGGCGGGCAACGATCCGCAAAACGTGGGGCTACGAGCGCCGCTTCTCGGACGTCAAGATACGCACCGTGTTTGTGCTCGGCCGGTCGCGCGTGCACCCGAACCGGCGGCTCCAGTCGCTCGTGGACCTCGAGAGCAGCACGTACCGGGACATCGTACAGGCGGACTTTGTGGACGATTACTTCAACAACACGATCAAAACGATGACCGGCTTCAGGTGGGCGGTCAGCTACTGTCCGCGGGCCAAGTTTTACATGTTTGCGGACGACGATTTCTACGTGTCGGCCAAGAATCTGCTGCGGTACGTGCGCAACCCGGTCAACTATCCGGAGTATCTGGAGGAAACGGACGAGGCGCTCCGGAAGCTAGCCCGCCGGCTAGCCCACACCGCGGACAGCAATCGGACGGCCGCCGCGGAGGAGGAGCGACCAGCTGCACAGCAAAACCGCACCCGCACGAAGCGGCAGCTCATGACGGAGATGGAACTGCCGCCGAACGTGAAGCTGTTTTCCGggtttgtgtttcgttcgGCGCCGCACCGCCACCGGAGCAGCAAGTGGTACGTATCGCTCGAGGAATACCCGTGGGACATGTGGCCGACGTACGTGACGGCCGGTGCGTTCCTGCTCTCCCACGAGGCACTGTTCGAGATGTACTACGTCAGCATGTACACGAAACATTTTCG TTTCGATGATATCTTTTTAGGAATTGTTGCAATGAAGGCCGGAATTGAGCCGCTCCACTCGGAAGAATTCTACTTTCACAAGGCGCCCTACCTGGGCCCGCAAAGCTACAAGTACGTGCTGGCGACGCACGGCTACGACGAACCAACCGAACTGACCAAAGTGTGGAACGAAATACGAGCTTCCGGTTACGCGTAG
- the LOC120895927 gene encoding 13 kDa deflagellation-inducible protein-like isoform X2, which yields MRKCAKSNEFFRRFAQRVTLLQIATQRKQIPPKMTEQAARLQTHNQEMVKCLNQLRGQQTALEEKIAAQERKKDSLSKEMEKLQRTLEQLETSIAEDTKALNDCSKRLTETENGYAKVVDTLQLLLMSAKEKVNTTTPTSRSVHSESSKHSS from the exons atgagaaaatgcgcgaaaAGCAATGagttcttccgtcgctttgcccAGCGGGTCACTTTGCTCCAAATTGCaacg caaagaaAGCAGATTCCTCCGAAAATGACCGAACAGGCGGCACGGCTACAAACGCACAACCAGGAGATGGTAAAGTGCCTCAACCAGCTGCGCGGCCAGCAAACGGCACTGGAGGAAAAGATCGCCGCACAGGAAAGGAAGAAGGACTCGCTGAGCAAGGAGATGGAGAAGCTGCAGCGCACACTGGAGCAGCTGGAAACGTCCATCGCGGAGGATACGAAGGCGCTGAACGATTGTTCGAAACGGCTCACGGAAACGGAGAATGGCTACGCGAAGGTGGTGGAcacgctgcagctgctgctaatGTCCGCCAAGGAGAAGGTCAACACCACTACCCCAACTTCCCGGAGCGTCCACAGCGAGAGCAGCAAACACTCGAGCTAG
- the LOC120895927 gene encoding 13 kDa deflagellation-inducible protein-like isoform X1, with product MRKCAKSNEFFRRFAQRVTLLQIATYKHTQQRKQIPPKMTEQAARLQTHNQEMVKCLNQLRGQQTALEEKIAAQERKKDSLSKEMEKLQRTLEQLETSIAEDTKALNDCSKRLTETENGYAKVVDTLQLLLMSAKEKVNTTTPTSRSVHSESSKHSS from the exons atgagaaaatgcgcgaaaAGCAATGagttcttccgtcgctttgcccAGCGGGTCACTTTGCTCCAAATTGCaa cgtacaaacacacacagcaaagaaAGCAGATTCCTCCGAAAATGACCGAACAGGCGGCACGGCTACAAACGCACAACCAGGAGATGGTAAAGTGCCTCAACCAGCTGCGCGGCCAGCAAACGGCACTGGAGGAAAAGATCGCCGCACAGGAAAGGAAGAAGGACTCGCTGAGCAAGGAGATGGAGAAGCTGCAGCGCACACTGGAGCAGCTGGAAACGTCCATCGCGGAGGATACGAAGGCGCTGAACGATTGTTCGAAACGGCTCACGGAAACGGAGAATGGCTACGCGAAGGTGGTGGAcacgctgcagctgctgctaatGTCCGCCAAGGAGAAGGTCAACACCACTACCCCAACTTCCCGGAGCGTCCACAGCGAGAGCAGCAAACACTCGAGCTAG
- the LOC120896259 gene encoding transmembrane protein 104 homolog: MPPRSAHEEYPTWVGFVFIFNLIVGTGALALPSAFSHAGWILGSLAIVVLAFMSYVTVTFVIETMACANAVHNWKRLQFIKRDRVIEYDEDSNVESLVDRPEASDSDDVAEHDRLVDDQLTDASIEQTPLNIMYCRKTYYTLSSKIELGEMANMFFGRTQRFLFYFCLAVYLYGDLSIYSAAVAKSLRDVACAHNHRANATDDDDGTERCFQDGLLTRLDVYRLCLVAFVTVLGPFTFFNVQKTKYLQLLTVLFRWLAFSVMISIAIHRLLAPVDSTALPITPKRADIAGIPYLIGTCIYSFMCHHSLPSLLTPIANKGRLKALVSLDYVLIGGFYLALALTGIFAFADIKDLYTLNFVPSADQANGLLKAVEYFLALFPVFTLSASFPIVAITLRNNLQTLFLDAAQLEAYNFFLRRVFFPLLAILPPLVVCYFTESVSNLVGFTGCYAGTGIQYLIPVALVLSARRTCDNMIGRGIVNEFHSPFKGTVWPMLVIGWTVACLVLVTIDLVI; the protein is encoded by the exons ATGCCTCCTCGAAGCGCCCACGAAGAATATCCGACATGG GTCGGTTTTGTGTTCATTTTCAACCTGATCGTTGGCACGGGAGCCCTCGCCCTGCCGTCCGCGTTCAGCCACGCCGGATGGATCCTCGGCTCGCTGGCCATCGTGGTGCTGGCGTTCATGAGCTACGTCACGGTGACGTTCGTCATCGAGACGATGGCGTGCGCGAACGCGGTCCACAACTGGAAGCGGCTGCAGTTCATCAAGCGCGACCGCGTCATCGAGTACGACGAGGACAGCAACGTGGAGTCGCTGGTCGACCGGCCGGAGGCGAGCGATAGTGACGACGTTGCCGAGCACGATCGGCTCGTCGACGATCAGCTGACCGATGCCAGCATCGAGCAGACACCGCTCAACATCATGTACTGCCGGAAGACGTACTACACCCTGTCCAGCAAGATCGAGCTGGGCGAGATggcaaacatgtttttcggcCGCACGCAACGCTTCCTGTTCTACTTCTGCTTGGCCGTCTACCTGTACGGCGATCTGAGCATTTACTCGGCGGCCGTCGCCAAAAGCCTGCGGGACGTTGCCTGTGCCCACAACCATCGCGCGAACGCCaccgacgacgatgacggcaCGGAGCGGTGCTTTCAGGACGGGCTGCTGACCCGGCTGGACGTGTATCGGCTGTGCCTGGTAGCGTTCGTTACCGTGCTCGGCCCGTTCACGTTCTTTAACGTGCAGAAAACGAAATACCTGCAACTGCTCACCGTGCTGTTCCGGTGGCTCGCCTTCAGCGTGATGATCAGCATCGCCATACACCGGCTGCTCGCACCGGTCGATTCCACCGCACTGCCGATCACGCCGAAGCGGGCCGATATTGCCGGCATCCCGTACCTGATCGGTACCTGCATCTACTCCTTCATGTGTCACCATTCGCTGCCGAGCCTGCTGACACCGATCGCCAACAAGGGCCGCCTAAAGGCGCTGGTTTCCCTCGACTACGTGCTGATCGGTGGGTTCTACCTGGCGCTCGCCCTCACCGGGATCTTTGCGTTCGCCGACATCAAGGACCTGTACACGCTGAACTTTGTGCCGAGTGCGGACCAGGCCAACGGGCTGCTGAAAGCCGTCGAGTACTTCCTCGCCCTGTTTCCGGTGTTTACACTGTCGGCCAGCTTCCCGATCGTGGCGATCACGCTGCGCAACAACCTGCAGACGCTGTTCCTCGATGCCGCCCAGCTGGAGGCGTACAATTTCTTCTTGCGCCGGGTGTTCTTCCCACTGCTCGCCATACTGCCGCCGCTGGTCGTGTGCTACTTCACCGAGAGCGTTAGCAATCTGGTCGGGTTTACGGGCTGCTACGCCGGCACCGGCATACAGTATCTGATCCCGGTGGCGCTCGTGCTTTCCGCGCGGCGCACTTGCGACAATATGATCGGCAGAGGTATTGTGAACGAGTTCCACAGCCCGTTCAAGGGTACGGTGTGGCCGATGCTGGTGATCGGGTGGACCGTTGCCTGTCTGGTGCTGGTAACGATTGATCTTGTCATATGA
- the LOC120903524 gene encoding dynein assembly factor 5, axonemal: MPSEECNDAWLETFRAAVQHTERTERQRALKSFGQDFTRDAIIAEECPRIFDDTYLYILRCYGDRFESVRTLAVAAMDALLGKLPPNDYYLGCIVPVLAKRIGQAETIEDSEEVRLQLLEQLETLVAKYSDPDGSRGGDPLLKVLDSVIDTLIKSLRDPFPAAQKKSCEIVIALAEATPSLHYRAEALVAPTKSILTHRHSANRIAAVEALGVLSLHILSNGDCVSEIIMAVSPLLMDDVPFVRRACGRVGCLMLQKLRDRYSFFHRILPLVLNCLCDETVEVREDIEAGWKQAGELYYRENETELSKAALIETVPKGYPVERYRRPTLACRAIVQRSLRVVNLVLHEMEEWKENIRLHATKLLKQIVLHAERSFSTLFLEVNPVLAKACMDAEKSIVSEALSVCELMGILLDYDTWSQHMLTTFQNYPTIGQLRCMRTLFASCVQDEAKCKDVRKFATLLLDPDVCHNHRDAVYQRELLEFCSILASSGQKQESLTARLEEITISESNDSTAGEQQTLERTLYTVALKVVAFCYGLEDRASVRDLGMTVLGLLDSNVDRLHQHHLASVLCKIEHLESENSDASTSILLLCGIVAVCGFQDSYFTILNETLQKAVAHAAPEGKVKLFSAISVAMLSWNVHNAQPKEDQIAMLRALTDAVIAPHLVWSAGRSAESVRAMATACFASMAQGVDTNVYMSLLPTYLNVLSGLIDDNCIATRAYSLKALVRLQALSFESLKLIAFPIMSRLDDPSGEVRELAAVCLGRLQLDVALSEDGQQNTIERWQDILRQILSVMFLHLEHPETKLRCAIFDSLKRLHTDNRELIERLASDVPSGCSYKKDLETITSRTKST, translated from the exons ATGCCATCGGAAGAGTGTAACGACGCGTGGCTGGAAACGTTCCGTGCTGCTGTACAGCATACGGAACGAACGGAACGGCAGCGAGCATTGAAGAGCTTCGGGCAAGACTTTACCCGCGACGCCATCATCGCCGAAGAATGTCCCAGAATATTCGACGATACGTACCTGTACATTCTCCGCTGCTATGGCGATCGGTTCGAGTCGGTGCGGACGCTTGCTGTGGCGGCAATGGACGCTCTGCTGGGTAAGCTTCCCCCGAACGATTACTATCTCGGCTGCATCGTGCCGGTGCTGGCAAAACGCATCGGCCAGGCCGAAACGATCGAAGACAGTGAGGAAGTGCGGTTGCAGCTGCTGGAGCAGCTGGAAACGCTGGTGGCAAAGTATAGCGATCCGGACGGAAGCCGCGGTGGTGATCCGCTGCTGAAAGTGTTGGACAGTGTGATTGACACACTGATCAAAAGCTTGCGCGATCCGTTTCCGgcagcacagaaaaaaagctgcGAAATCGTGATCGCCCTGGCGGAGGCCACGCCGAGTCTGCACTACCGTGCCGAAGCGCTGGTGGCGCCGACCAAATCGATTCTCACCCACCGACACTCGGCGAATCGTATTGCCGCGGTGGAAGCGCTGGGTGTCCTGTCGCTGCACATTCTCTCCAATGGTGACTGCGTGTCGGAAATCATTATGGCCGTGTCGCCGTTGCTTATGGACGATGTGCCCTTCGTAAGGCGTGCGTGCGGTCGGGTCGGGTGCCTGATGCTGCAGAAGCTGCGCGATCGGTACTCGTTCTTTCATCGCATCCTTCCGCTGGTGTTGAATTG CTTGTGCGATGAAACGGTCGAGGTGCGTGAAGACATAGAAGCTGGTTGGAAGCAAGCAGGGGAGCTGTACTATCGTGAAAATGAGACTGAACTTTCCAAGGCTGCCTTGATCGAAACCGTCCCGAAAGGGTATCCCGTCGAACGGTACCGGCGACCTACGCTGGCCTGTCGGGCCATTGTGCAGCGTAGTCTGCGAGTGGTCAATTTGGTACTGCACGAAATGGAAGAGTGGAAGGAAAACATTCGTCTTCACGCTACGAAGCTGTTGAAGCAGATAGTGCTCCATGCCGAGCGGTCGTTTTCTACGCTTTTTCTCGAGGTGAACCCGGTGCTAGCGAAGGCGTGCATGGACGCTGAAAAAAGTATCGTCTCGGAG GCtctcagtgtgtgtgagttgatgGGCATTTTGCTTGACTACGATACCTGGAGTCAGCATATGTTGACCACGTTTCAAAATTACCCAACAATCGGACAGCTGCGCTGTATGCGTACACTGTTTGCTAGCTGCGTACAGGACGAGGCCAAATGCAAAGACGTACGAAAGTTTGCCACCCTGCTACTCGATCCGGACGTTTGTCATAACCACCGGGATGCCGTCTATCAGCGTGAGTTGCTGGAATTTTGCAGCATCCTTGCATCGAGCGGACAAAAGCAAGAGTCACTGACTGCAAGGCTGGAAGAAATAACGATCAGTGAATCGAACGACAGTACCGCTGGGGAGCAACAGACCCTTGAGCGCACCTTGTATACTGTCGCTTTAAAGGTGGTGGCCTTCTGCTATGGCTTAGAAGATCGAGCATCTGTTCGAGATTTGGGCATGACGGTGTTGGGACTGCTGGACAGTAACGTAGATCGCTTGCATCAGCACCATTTGGCAAGCGTATTGTGTAAAATTGAACACCTCGAGAGCGAAAATTCTGACGCAAGTACAAGCATTCTCCTTCTGTGCGGCATCGTTGCCGTTTGCGGATTTCAG GATTCCTATTTCACCATCCTGAACGAAACTCTACAGAAAGCTGTTGCACATGCGGCACCTGAGGGGAAGGTAAAACTTTTCAGTGCTATTTCCGTG GCAATGCTTTCTTGGAATGTTCATAACGCGCAACCAAAGGAAGATCAAATCGCTATGTTGAGAGCATTAACGGATG CCGTAATCGCACCTCATCTGGTATGGTCGGCGGGAAGAAGTGCTGAGTCTGTGCGAGCAATGGCAACAGCTTGCTTTGCTTCCATGGCACAAGGGGTCGATACGAATGTG TATATGTCACTCCTGCCAACCTATCTGAACGTACTCTCTGGTCTAATTGATGATAATTGTATCGCTACACGTGCCTATAGTTTAAAAGCACTCGTGCGGCTTCAAGCTTTAAGTTTTGAATCGCTAAAGCTTATAGCGTTTCCGATCATGTCGCGATTAGATGACCCAAGCGGGGAGGTTCGTGAGTTGGCAGCGGTGTGCCTCGGACGGCTTCAATTAGATGTGGCTTTGTCGGAGGATGGGCAGCAAAACACTATCGAGCGTTGGCAGGACATTTTGCGACAAATTCTGTCAGTCATGTTTCTTCACTTGGAGCATCCTGAAACCAAGCTGCGCTGTGCCATTTTCG ATTCTTTGAAACGGTTGCATACTGACAATCGAGAATTGATCGAGCGTTTGGCTAGCGATGTGCCTTCTGGATGTTCATACAAAAAGGATCTCGAAACCATCACGTCCAGGACAAAAAGTACATGA